The Dietzia sp. ANT_WB102 region CCGCTCGTGATGGGCCCGCTCGTAGTTGCTACCCCGCAGGTGGGCGACCCGGAGGATGACCAACTCGGTGGTGCGGCGGTCGAGGACGCCGAATGGCATCATCATCCCGGAGTAGGCGAGCCACGCGGGGAAGAGTCGGCGGGCGCGACCGAGGGTGGCGAACAGGTGCACGTCCCGCGTGCCGGTGACGCGCGCGCCGAGACGGTTGACCACCCAGCCGATCGGGCCGAGTTCGCGGAAGCCGCCCGGCCTGATTCGGGGGGCCCGCCCGCCCGGGTCGGCGCCGCGGCTGGTGTCGTGAGACTGGCTCATGGCCGTCAGGGTAGGCCGGACTTCCCACCGGGGGAGGCGGGTTCGTCGAGGAGGTAGGGCGAGAGTGAGGACCGGTGCGCGTCCACCCGGAGTGCGTGGTTGAGCGGCGGGAAGGCCCGCTGCGGGCAGGCCGGGCGATCGCACATGCGGCAACCGGAGCCGATCTTGGTGGCGGCGTCGACGTCGTCGAGGTCCAGTCCCTGCGCGTACACGGTCCGGTGGGCGTGGCGGGACTCGCAGCCGAGGCCGATAGCGAACGTCTTACGTGGCTGGCCGAAGCGCATCGGCCGGGTGGTGACGGTCCGCGAGACCCACAGGTGGAGGCGACCGTCGGGCATCTGCGCGACCTGCCGCATGATCTTGCCCGGGAACGAGAACGACTCGTAGATGTTCCACAGGGGGCACGTACCGCCGGAGGTGGTGAAGTGGAACCCGGACGCGGACTGGCGCTTGGACATGTTTCCGGCGCGGTCCACGCGGACGAAGCTGAACGGCACCCCCGACGCGCCCGGTCGCTGGAGGGTCGACAGGCGGTGGCAGACGGTCTCGTAGCCGGTGGCGTGGAAGGCCATGAGCCGCTCGACGTCGTAGCGGAAGTCCTCGGCGGTGTCGAGGAACCGCTGGTAGGGCATGAGCACGGCGGCGGCGAAGTAGCTGGCCATGCCGCGCAGGGCCAGGGCGACGGCGGCGGGGGAGGTGAACGAGCCCTC contains the following coding sequences:
- a CDS encoding carboxymuconolactone decarboxylase family protein, which translates into the protein MSQSHDTSRGADPGGRAPRIRPGGFRELGPIGWVVNRLGARVTGTRDVHLFATLGRARRLFPAWLAYSGMMMPFGVLDRRTTELVILRVAHLRGSNYERAHHERIGAAVGLDDDEITRTTADPATAGWPNRLRVLLTAVDELVQAKDVTDDTWAELASHLNPSELVGLVQLVVQYDGLATSLQALRVQPDRPR